A part of Capsicum annuum cultivar UCD-10X-F1 chromosome 6, UCD10Xv1.1, whole genome shotgun sequence genomic DNA contains:
- the LOC107873305 gene encoding alpha-galactosidase 3 isoform X2 — MVNLQILTKYLLFELHVYFTIVCRWSSWNFFACNINEMVIKETADALISTSLASLGYNYVNIDDCWSRLTRNSKSEMIPDPKTFPSGIKALADYVHSKGLKLGVYSDAGVLTCQVRPGSLFHENNDAELWASWGVDYLKYDNCFNLGLPPQKRYPPMRDALNATGRTIFYALCEWGVEDPALWAGKIGNSWRTTDDINDTWTSMTTIADINNKWASYAGPGGWNDPDMLEVGNGGMNYHEYKGHLSIWALMKAPLIIGCDVRNITAETLEILSNKEVIAVDQDPLGVQGRRVYASGPDGCQQVWAGPLSGNRLAMVLWNRCSKAATITAKWGAIGLQPSISVSVRDLWKHEVVSENTVGSFSARVDAHGCEMYILTPWRTTRSSV; from the exons ATGGTTAATTTACAGATATTGACCAAGTACTtgttatttgaactacatgtttATTTTACCATTGTTTGCAG ATGGAGTAGCTGGAATTTTTTTGCCTGCAATATAAATGAAATGGTCATCAAGGAAACAG CTGATGCACTCATCTCAACTAGTTTGGCTAGCCTGGGTTATAATTATGTCAACATTG ACGATTGTTGGTCCAGATTGACACGAAATTCGAAG AGTGAAATGATTCCTGACCCAAAAACTTTTCCTTCTGGAATTAAAGCTCTAGCTGATTATGTACACTCAAAGGGACTTAAACTTGGTGTCTATTCTGATGCCGG GGTTCTTACATGTCAAGTTCGGCCAGGTTCACTGTTTCATGAAAACAATGATGCAGAACTTTGGGCATCTTGG GGTGTTGACTATTTGAAGTACGACAACTGCTTCAATCTAGGCCTCCCACCACAAAAAAG ATACCCACCCATGCGTGATGCCCTTAATGCTACTGGACGAACTATATTTTACGCACTTTGTGAATG GGGCGTTGAGGACCCTGCCTTATGGGCAGGAAAAATTGGAAACAGTTGGCGTACAACAGATGACATTAATGATACATGGACAAG cATGACAACCATTGCTGATATCAATAACAAGTGGGCTTCCTATGCTGGACCCGGTGGTTGGAATG ATCCTGATATGTTAGAAGTTGGGAATGGGGGCATGAATTACCACGAGTACAAAGGGCACTTAAGCATCTGGGCTCTAATGAAG GCTCCGCTTATAATTGGTTGTGATGTCAGAAACATCACTGCTGAAACTTTAGAGATTCTTTCCAATAAAGAGGTTATCGCTGTTGACCAAG ATCCACTTGGCGTTCAGGGTAGGAGAGTTTACGCTTCCGGACCAGATGGTTGCCAGCAG GTCTGGGCCGGTCCATTGTCTGGAAATCGTTTGGCTATGGTACTCTGGAACAGATGTTCAAAAGCTGCAACTATTACTGCTAAATGGGGTGCCATTGGACTACAACCCTCTATTAGCGTCTCTGTGAGAGACTTGTGGAAG CATGAAGTTGTTTCAGAGAACACGGTGGGCTCATTTAGTGCCCGAGTTGATGCTCATGGCTGTGAAATGTACATTTTAACTCCATGGAGAACAACTCGATCTTCTGTATGA
- the LOC107873305 gene encoding alpha-galactosidase 3 isoform X3 has product MTKSTSIVATVAIVSLTVFLMTVTLTATVLPISQLYDTSNYGFLQIDNGLARTPQMGWSSWNFFACNINEMVIKETADALISTSLASLGYNYVNIDDCWSRLTRNSKGVDYLKYDNCFNLGLPPQKRYPPMRDALNATGRTIFYALCEWGVEDPALWAGKIGNSWRTTDDINDTWTSMTTIADINNKWASYAGPGGWNDPDMLEVGNGGMNYHEYKGHLSIWALMKAPLIIGCDVRNITAETLEILSNKEVIAVDQDPLGVQGRRVYASGPDGCQQVWAGPLSGNRLAMVLWNRCSKAATITAKWGAIGLQPSISVSVRDLWKHEVVSENTVGSFSARVDAHGCEMYILTPWRTTRSSV; this is encoded by the exons ATGACAAAGTCCACTAGCATTGTTGCCACTGTGGCTATTGTGTCTTTGACGGTCTTTTTGATGACGGTGACGTTAACGGCAACAGTGCTTCCAATTTCTCAGCTCTATGATACTTCCAACTATGGTTTTCTTCAAATTGACAATGGCTTGGCTCGAACTCCTCAGATGGG ATGGAGTAGCTGGAATTTTTTTGCCTGCAATATAAATGAAATGGTCATCAAGGAAACAG CTGATGCACTCATCTCAACTAGTTTGGCTAGCCTGGGTTATAATTATGTCAACATTG ACGATTGTTGGTCCAGATTGACACGAAATTCGAAG GGTGTTGACTATTTGAAGTACGACAACTGCTTCAATCTAGGCCTCCCACCACAAAAAAG ATACCCACCCATGCGTGATGCCCTTAATGCTACTGGACGAACTATATTTTACGCACTTTGTGAATG GGGCGTTGAGGACCCTGCCTTATGGGCAGGAAAAATTGGAAACAGTTGGCGTACAACAGATGACATTAATGATACATGGACAAG cATGACAACCATTGCTGATATCAATAACAAGTGGGCTTCCTATGCTGGACCCGGTGGTTGGAATG ATCCTGATATGTTAGAAGTTGGGAATGGGGGCATGAATTACCACGAGTACAAAGGGCACTTAAGCATCTGGGCTCTAATGAAG GCTCCGCTTATAATTGGTTGTGATGTCAGAAACATCACTGCTGAAACTTTAGAGATTCTTTCCAATAAAGAGGTTATCGCTGTTGACCAAG ATCCACTTGGCGTTCAGGGTAGGAGAGTTTACGCTTCCGGACCAGATGGTTGCCAGCAG GTCTGGGCCGGTCCATTGTCTGGAAATCGTTTGGCTATGGTACTCTGGAACAGATGTTCAAAAGCTGCAACTATTACTGCTAAATGGGGTGCCATTGGACTACAACCCTCTATTAGCGTCTCTGTGAGAGACTTGTGGAAG CATGAAGTTGTTTCAGAGAACACGGTGGGCTCATTTAGTGCCCGAGTTGATGCTCATGGCTGTGAAATGTACATTTTAACTCCATGGAGAACAACTCGATCTTCTGTATGA
- the LOC107873305 gene encoding alpha-galactosidase 3 isoform X1 has protein sequence MTKSTSIVATVAIVSLTVFLMTVTLTATVLPISQLYDTSNYGFLQIDNGLARTPQMGWSSWNFFACNINEMVIKETADALISTSLASLGYNYVNIDDCWSRLTRNSKSEMIPDPKTFPSGIKALADYVHSKGLKLGVYSDAGVLTCQVRPGSLFHENNDAELWASWGVDYLKYDNCFNLGLPPQKRYPPMRDALNATGRTIFYALCEWGVEDPALWAGKIGNSWRTTDDINDTWTSMTTIADINNKWASYAGPGGWNDPDMLEVGNGGMNYHEYKGHLSIWALMKAPLIIGCDVRNITAETLEILSNKEVIAVDQDPLGVQGRRVYASGPDGCQQVWAGPLSGNRLAMVLWNRCSKAATITAKWGAIGLQPSISVSVRDLWKHEVVSENTVGSFSARVDAHGCEMYILTPWRTTRSSV, from the exons ATGACAAAGTCCACTAGCATTGTTGCCACTGTGGCTATTGTGTCTTTGACGGTCTTTTTGATGACGGTGACGTTAACGGCAACAGTGCTTCCAATTTCTCAGCTCTATGATACTTCCAACTATGGTTTTCTTCAAATTGACAATGGCTTGGCTCGAACTCCTCAGATGGG ATGGAGTAGCTGGAATTTTTTTGCCTGCAATATAAATGAAATGGTCATCAAGGAAACAG CTGATGCACTCATCTCAACTAGTTTGGCTAGCCTGGGTTATAATTATGTCAACATTG ACGATTGTTGGTCCAGATTGACACGAAATTCGAAG AGTGAAATGATTCCTGACCCAAAAACTTTTCCTTCTGGAATTAAAGCTCTAGCTGATTATGTACACTCAAAGGGACTTAAACTTGGTGTCTATTCTGATGCCGG GGTTCTTACATGTCAAGTTCGGCCAGGTTCACTGTTTCATGAAAACAATGATGCAGAACTTTGGGCATCTTGG GGTGTTGACTATTTGAAGTACGACAACTGCTTCAATCTAGGCCTCCCACCACAAAAAAG ATACCCACCCATGCGTGATGCCCTTAATGCTACTGGACGAACTATATTTTACGCACTTTGTGAATG GGGCGTTGAGGACCCTGCCTTATGGGCAGGAAAAATTGGAAACAGTTGGCGTACAACAGATGACATTAATGATACATGGACAAG cATGACAACCATTGCTGATATCAATAACAAGTGGGCTTCCTATGCTGGACCCGGTGGTTGGAATG ATCCTGATATGTTAGAAGTTGGGAATGGGGGCATGAATTACCACGAGTACAAAGGGCACTTAAGCATCTGGGCTCTAATGAAG GCTCCGCTTATAATTGGTTGTGATGTCAGAAACATCACTGCTGAAACTTTAGAGATTCTTTCCAATAAAGAGGTTATCGCTGTTGACCAAG ATCCACTTGGCGTTCAGGGTAGGAGAGTTTACGCTTCCGGACCAGATGGTTGCCAGCAG GTCTGGGCCGGTCCATTGTCTGGAAATCGTTTGGCTATGGTACTCTGGAACAGATGTTCAAAAGCTGCAACTATTACTGCTAAATGGGGTGCCATTGGACTACAACCCTCTATTAGCGTCTCTGTGAGAGACTTGTGGAAG CATGAAGTTGTTTCAGAGAACACGGTGGGCTCATTTAGTGCCCGAGTTGATGCTCATGGCTGTGAAATGTACATTTTAACTCCATGGAGAACAACTCGATCTTCTGTATGA